The window AAAAAACCTTAGAGGACCTCTTTTCCCAAAATAATAAGATTTCAGAAATCGGATCgtaaatatttctatttaaaatatttatattcaaaattcttTCCTTGAGTAATGGAATGTTGTACTCACATAACATTATTTCATGAACATGGCGTGTTATCGTTCATTTGGTTATGGCTATTTAGCTGAAAAGGTCAAATTAGTGATTgcttacatttaaaaaaacatatttctcACATAAAGATGTCGATATCAGCCCATTAACGGTTTTATGTTTACGTATGAACCTATATTCTTAAATCTTCTCATACGACCTATGGCTGACATTGAGTTTATACTAATTTGGTAGTTATCCCTATATTTACACGAATGGATAATTTTCgcaggagacacttacctaattcaaaaattaaatcaattaatgtaataatactagagttaaaAGTAAAATACtgcttttttttcaaactttaacccCTGTATTTCTAAAACGAAGATTGTTAGgttgtttatatgaacttttcttttcatgaaaaaagttgttctatctaacgccaaagttattgaacttaaATCTAAACCATCCTGTataattgataataaaattttgaataccgCATATTCCTAGCtagtttttgaaattcaattcggcTTTTGGAACGACTGACCCCAAGTTCGAATTCCGCAACTTAATGATCATTCAAattcttttcattttgatttttaaatttttcctttACATCTAGTCAAAACAATTAACGTTAAAAGAAGAAGTAAATAAAAATTGCTGGGTTTATAGTTACATTATGTTACTCAATACGAAGTGAAGGCGAGTTGAatagatgaaaatatattttcaaaatttggaaCCATTCGGCATTTTTACGATGACAATACTCAAGCGATTATCGAAACCTTGACGTGCTCAGATTTAATTTTTGAGATTTAAAATGTACGAAGTCAGCTTTTGTTCATGCTTTAACAACGACTTCAGAACTTTCTTAAAAATGTCATGACAAAATACCGACCAACATTGTCGTGTAACACTCCAGGTTCAGAAACCTTTTCAATTCACATCCTACAAATAAGGTTAAATGAACAAAATCTGCCTTCATTCCTTGTAGCAGTCTACGGAAAGCCCCTTAGTCGTAAATAATTTACTTTTATAGGGTCAGTGACCAGCTGTTTAAGGAATACTTGAGGTTGTGGACAAACTTTATCggaatttttcattcctttACTCATTTGGAACACATTTAACGGAATTTATTAATAGCtcattatttatgatttgaatGCCAAATATCTTGATTATGATCTCAATCAAtaaaaacctaacctaacccaacCTAGGTTAGGTTTATTAATGGCTCATTATTTCTGATTTGAATGCAAAATATCTCTACTTTGATATCAATCAATAATTATCCAACGGCGGGATTTGAACCCGAGACCATACGATAcgtataaaaattcaaattattttttcccGTATAAACGCTTTGCTTTGTGGGTGTTATCATTCAcagaaaaacaaagaaaactcATATCTGCCATTGCAGTATTTCTACATAACATATTTTCTCCTTTTTGGTTTGAAGCAAACACATTAATGTTTCAGAGGTTAAATCCTTTTTATAAATTTAACTAAGATATTGGCTAAATTGGACTGTTATGGGAGGTGAATCAAAACCAGTTGCACCTTGTCGACGTTTCGGACATTTATCATCTTAAATTTACTAATTTAAATGTAGTCTTTGACATCAACTAACTAACCGATCACTATTATAACTATTAGTTATAATGGTGATCggataggttaggttagttcgAGTACACAACATCTTAATTGAATTAAGTCATGATGAGGGACAAcatcattattttttatgtaaatTCAAGATAATGAATGAAACATAGACAAGGTTCAACTGGGTTTGAAACAATTTCCGACTCAAAATGCTAAAAATACAGACAAAGTGTTAgtgttaattttcaatattgtcgGTGCTCAAATAAATCATCTTTATTCGACTAAACGAACTTGCCTTGATAAACTCTCCAAATATATTGACGAAAATATTTAGTCCTCTGATTTCAGTGTTCCTAACTatctacagtccattcaggaattattgacatcccgggtggctgtgaaaaatcgaaattaagttggtactggctcattcagtaacattttgaattgcagatttcgggttggcattgaaaatgtcattgataggaggttagatttcagtttgtttgtgttattgtttTTGACCCAAGaaatttttaaacaaaaaagttgtatcaatttcaaatacatattgattagtttatttgagtatttctcacagtactgtttgaaaaaagaagaagacaagtcattacagcctggattattagtaatagaaaacctgtgcaatacgatttcatcttcaaagaatcattgaatgatttgtttgttaccaaaagccgagccaaaagcaaccaatatattagcctggatgaaatttgaccaaaaagcatatGGATTTtgatcaatcaaagacaacattacataaacttaattggtcaagttcaaaacagttaatgaaaggaaaattcttattgataaacagaaaaatataataagttgagtacgattttatggtgaatacagagaatattatcaacaaaatgtgaaattcatttatctggaggaatgGGGATTATACAAAATCTAAGaagggagaattattttataattgggttgCTAAATTGATACCTTTTCTGCATAACCATAGTTATATTATATCAAACTATATGAAAAAGATctgtaaacaaagtcttggcattgcatctatagtttatttatttaataaattctaattgctttatagaatttttactgagtatttcttcgaaaatatattcagaagagtaaattTAAGAATTCCTTCACCTCTTAACCACTTACAGATAATaacagaatgcaaaaaaattttaaaattcatgaattatatataatttcatgtaaaaatgcttttagtgagtgagtcgAAACTGTTATGGACAAAATAccttatgtaatttaatagtaaATAGTATaacagcatttcaataaaaatagaaGTGTATAAatagtatctatatttttcatacaagtttaatcaatcattcatgtcatgaacagtttcaataaatagtgactttggAAAGTAAAtgacacatcggctgataaattggttccaattttgaaagttacagtacaactgtgatgtcaaaattcttcatatactgaatggattctttgaattttatttctgtcttatgatatggctctcccattcactaagctacactatttaaatttatcaaccagttttttctgttttttccaccagtttagacaccacagttaaaatggtccataagagttatatgataagaattttgcaagcaggttggtatccagtgtccatcaagaatgcaacaatttttgaagagcattTGGTGAAAAGGAACATGCATATTTTGATGATCTTCAATAGGATCTTTCATGGttgactcttaaatgaatagatatctcttcatcggatttacttgaaatgagatagcatttcactatattttcacgttatataatctgaattccaatttatgaaatcatgactgtatgcgtcccttcctaataatcgtaattttgaaaattcaggatctttcggatacaaaaatgatgaaaataattcaaactggttatttctatgatgcaccacagcaatttttagtgatatttttgtaaccagaaataatgccgactagacgttcacggcctgcttcgatgtcaataattcttgaatgGACTGTAATTTGTTTACTCAAGGATGCGCAAGCACCGAATCCATATATTCTCAATTTgcattaataaaaaattgttcatcgaattgaaaattttattttcattgaatattgttATGAAATTGTCTGTGTCACAATTTGTGAAAATTGTGTTGTATGATGAGGGTACCCgtaataacaattttatttgaTATGTAATCTATGAGACTTTGTCGAGATTGTCATAAAGATAGTTATATTAATCAAGGTATTCTGCTAGCTGATGATCTTCAGGTCTTCCCAAGTTCTGAATCGATTCTCTGAAATGTTAATGGGAATTCCAAATCTATCGTTCACCACCGAGTTCACCACTTACCTACAATAGGATCGAAAGTTTTGAATTTTCGCTGAATATCAAGTATTATACTCGATTAGAGAACTCTTgttcgaattcttcatcaatcCGAACTTTCATTAGAAATTATTGTATTAATTATTGCGAATTGTATTATAGAGCTTTCTCCCAGTCGTTTATtgattttcttcagtgttttaGTTAACctacaaatatttattatgGAAAAATGGGGCTAACGTGATTTTGTTATACATATAATATTCGCTTAATTTTTTACGACTTGTGTAATGTAAGTAAAATGTAATGAGACAAATGGAAAAACCACCCACAATTTATGTAATTATGTATTACGTACTAGTTATTAAGTGAGTCTTTTTTCACTAATGGAATGTTTGTGAAAATGTGAAGTGAAAAAAGGAGTTATTTTtagaacaaaaagaaaaattttgtttttgaccTATCCTATATACTTTGTATTTTCTTacaggatcaataaattatGTTATGTTATATGCAGTGTTAAATTTAACACACGGTTATacgaaaaaacaaatattttattaatccaATGGATGTTCTTCAAAGTGATACCCTGCAGATTACAATGACACAGAATAACTGCAATGTTCATTCCAGTCTTCAAAACAGTTATTACACTAAGTTTCCGGTAGGTATTCAAGAAGTGAATATTTTAATGGGAGGAAATAGGAAACAGTGACACAGAACCAGATCTTGCGGAACGACATTCACttgatttttaatgaaatactgACAGATAATGACAGCAGAATGCGATAGTCATTTATCGCAATTCAAAGACCATGAATATTCGCTATAATATAAAAGGTGTAGGTATATGATTGTGGTTGCGAAAAAATTTAAGGggcgattccttgtcaaaaaatagggtgggtctttcatataaacgtTTCTTATGCCCCCCCCTGCTTAGTTACAGCCccctaagatttttttttaccttcaaaaTTAAAAGATCATGTTCTTTAACCAGGAGGATCAATGCGGTATAGCAAACAATTTTTGTGCCAGATTTCATGCAAATTGTTTTAAGGAGAAGACGATCATTTTTCCTTGAACAATTCATTATTGGAAATGATAAAGCAAAATGCTCAGGATCTCAGAGAACAGGTGCACGGAAACACCTTCCACTTTGGAAGCTACGTATTCTATTGATTTTCTAAAAACAGCTGACCACAATTTACTTCGAAGACTGAAATTTATAAACAAACGTCGACAATGTCACGAAATTTATGTCAGCTATTTACGATGAAAAACACATGGCCCAACAAAGCTTATTTTACAATAATGTTTCAATCCTTTCGTTCAGCATTGTTAAATAGTGAATTGTTTGGATACCTCgatgaattcattatttaattAAGATACCATTCATAACAGTTGGTTAAATTTGTTTGGAACGATAACTACATTCCAATTCTATGAACTAAGATACCTCCATTTCAAACGATACTATTTCTAGACGACAATGTGCAACAAAAGGAATAACAACCTGGCATCAGGCAAGAATTCAGCACACTGCAACATTGATGAATGCGTTTCTAATAGATGCTGAAGTAAAAGTCAGATCTCTTTGTAAATGTCACAAAAGTCTCGTTCACATTCCAAGTATGTTCATATCGCTTCCTTATCGAATAGTTCATTgcttttgttcattattttcaatggcacctATATGTATGGAAGTGTAGAggaaaatacatttttatagTATAAGAGTCTTAGAAACCTATCCATGCCAATGCAGTTTCAGTTCCCATGACCTTGTTCAATTACTCATGAGTTCAGTTCATTTTTTCAGTGAATATCGATGTGTGGATTTTCTTTGGAAATAGATGATttgtaatttcaaaaaaacaatcAATATTCGTCTAATcaagatttgaaatattttataaatgcATATTATGCAGTCTTAGAAAAAGTTCTCATTTCTAATAACTCAACCTTAGTTGTTCgatgatatattattttatgatCTACAAAAtataacttcgaaattttcCAAATTCCTTCATTTGTTTCCAATCATAAACATTTTATTTCTCTGCCTTCCAAAGGTTAACATTTTTTAACTACTTAAATAAGGGCCATTGAATTCTCAACCTGTTATTTACTAGGTTATTTATGACTAGGGTCGGTAACAATTTTATGATCTACAAAAAATATAGTCTGCCTGATTCCGGTGAGGttcgaatttgaaatcattcaatcattttttcggGAACTTTAGTTTCGTATGAAATTTGGTTAAAAAATCAGTGTTTATATCACATTGAATTTCCTGACCCAAAAATAATATCCAggaatttttaaataaaaaaattaaggaaggaaaattcaagaaaattattacaAGGGAATTTAAAAACGCATTAACATGAAACTGAAGGCATATATTGGTACCATGATATAGAATATTTTGACAGAAAAGACTTAcagttatgaattttcaatggaaGATTCCAATTTTTATGTTAGGTTTTCTGTTTGAAAGTTAAATCGGTTACGTTGGGTAAAATTGAATTTGTCTTCAGTGTAATTATTTTCTGACCATTACCGAATgacaattcaaaatataatacatCGGAGCATAATTATCTAGCTTTCAAAAAGAAGTCAAGCTCATTCTATgcatttaaatatttgaaaatcggTCAAAATCCTCTATAAACATCTGGCAAATATTTCTAGTTTTTAGAAACATGAAATGTAGGTACTCTTTGTTGAGATCTTGCACCTTGAGCACAACTTTCATAACAGGCATAGGTAAATACCAGACTTTTTCTCAGTGAAATGGGTATGCCAGGTATAATTCCTTCAAAATATTCGGGTAGTACCATCATAGTATATGTTTTTATACTATTCAGAGGAATGGAGGTCCTGGGGCAAAGGTTTCCTCAAGTTAaaccaaatataaaatttaaaaaaacattcacccatcatatatatatatttttttttgaatttatgtatGTGAATTCtaattgtaatttttgttatgataataatgaataaagattgctttgattttgattttatatAGGGCTATTCTCAGAACTATATACCTAAGCCTTTTGCATGAAATTCAGAATAACATTGTTTATTATAACCTGATGCAGGCttcagtttttgttttatttgtaataatttatttgagtATGATCATTCATAGGTATTTCCACATGCGTTTTTGAAATAACTATTTATGCAAAGGTAgctatattattataataatatgtatttcatttgaataacttAACATTTATCAAATTCAAATGCGTAATGATTTACAATGAACTGGATCTATTGTTGATAATTTGAATGTGCAACTTCAATAGTCATTCTGATTTAATTTGGTAGATAGATGGTTAATGATTAAATGATACGATTTCCAAATTGGGAATGTAAATTTGTAAAAGAATGTCATAGGTCGGGACGGAAGAGCTGAATCTGCAAAACTCACCTGAGTAACAACAAAAGATCCTTTCCAGCTGAAGAGGGGCTTGTGGAACATCCTAAACTGGAACTTGAGCTTCCCCATGTCATCGGTGACCCTGAACGTGTCGGCCAACGTAGTGATCCAATTAACCACCTCCTCGTTGGCGTAGGTGATCAAACCTTGTCCAAACTGATGCTTACCATCCATAACAAAATTAAGTATGCCCCTCACCGAATTCTCCGTAAGAATAGTCTCCTCATCCAGATGCACCAACCAGTCGGTGTCGTTGAGAATGTTGACATCATCTTCGAGACAATACTGCAGGGCCCTGGCCTTGAAAAGTGCACCAGTCTTGGTCCGATACGTAGTCGGCACCACGATCTCCTGCACCCTCTTGTCCTGCTCCAGCCCTATGGGTTTGTCGGTCACGACCTGGATCAGGAAGTTCTCCAAGCCGGCGTCTATACATTTGTTCTTGTTTCGATTCACGTTTGTTTTCACCAAATGCGGAAAGTCCCCTCGAGTCACTACCCTGAAACACACGAAGGGGGCCAGAAGAGGCGACCCCTTCAGTATCACCTTATCGGGGAAGGCGTTGTAAAGGGTGAGTCCTATAAAATTGAACAGGACCTGGGGCAGCGACAGGAACGCTATAAACCTCAGGAAGTACAACAACGAGGCCCCCAAGTAACCGTAGCGTACCCATGGGTTGATCTCGTACACCGACTTGTCGAACTTAAGACCGCCACTGAGTATCTCGAATAAGAATATAAACGAAACGAAAAGACAGCAATGAAGGTAATGTTTTGATTTGCTGTCTAGCATCATTCAACGGGGTTTAGAGTTAAGTACCTGACGTTTACACTGCGGAAAGCCGGCTGGGTCCTCACTATCGAATCACAAGACACACACCAATCACGCCAAGATCCATCTTTCACCTCAACCGGCTTGTTTTTAACATTGCAGACGCCGCACTCAACTTCACTGGATTTGCGTGTGACTCAGCATCGCGTTTTTCGTTCGATCCTTCGAAGGGACAGGATATGTCGGCCGGCTGCGGGGAGTGGAACGAAATAGGGTGGTTTGGGGTTTCGTGGA is drawn from Harmonia axyridis chromosome 7, icHarAxyr1.1, whole genome shotgun sequence and contains these coding sequences:
- the LOC123684138 gene encoding beta-1,4-mannosyltransferase egh: MMLDSKSKHYLHCCLFVSFIFLFEILSGGLKFDKSVYEINPWVRYGYLGASLLYFLRFIAFLSLPQVLFNFIGLTLYNAFPDKVILKGSPLLAPFVCFRVVTRGDFPHLVKTNVNRNKNKCIDAGLENFLIQVVTDKPIGLEQDKRVQEIVVPTTYRTKTGALFKARALQYCLEDDVNILNDTDWLVHLDEETILTENSVRGILNFVMDGKHQFGQGLITYANEEVVNWITTLADTFRVTDDMGKLKFQFRMFHKPLFSWKGSFVVTQVGAERAVSFDNGIDGSIAEDCFFAMRAYEKGYSFNFIEGEMWEKSPFTLWDFIQQRKRWLQGIFLVVHSKQIPFKNKILLAISCYSWMTMPLSLSNLVLASRYPIPCNPLVDFFCAFIGAVNMYMFIFGVIKSFTIYRIGLARFMLCLVAAFFVIPFNMVIENIAVIWGVFGRKHAFYVVNKNLKPAVVI